The Arctopsyche grandis isolate Sample6627 chromosome 5, ASM5162203v2, whole genome shotgun sequence genome includes a window with the following:
- the LOC143911782 gene encoding uncharacterized protein LOC143911782: MNKYRFETQQEIPVFISSNPPTSSTETEDDMYHLVFCEIYIYDYFQNKRCLFKGLGKILVSPNNVNTESEDAQDSSTADPSIVKQTNATGKLVNKTICVQQVNSIYGNQLRKRFSRVENQNMYSESNNFDVTYNDLSENSTLQCSAMGQNNLTDNFSEVNINECTLSSDSDCSNEWSKPISLSNEEMNRQFNTNSQDAFDGYIEVEDFTESGNLTTAEFIDQSKDLPIDSLQNMLPENMEVSNKLDYEMLLPQSVVESSSYLSLQSQSPQDVVSDYANMYKGLFDQVDDIQNITAEEIERKTEFEEYFDTQTDDFNDDEYFITDISNLTQSVKKDSFSCSKQSEVNCEICNRKCRSINALNHHMLVHSEDRPFVCEICKKAFKEQPTLRRHMWTHMDKQHQCDICEKYFVEKSSLRRHISTIHADFKPGSRPAPSNAKQQFNCTKCGKVFKSHTKFSMHQELHGNPNFECDTCGKVYAGRSHLKIHQRIHTGEKPYVCNICNMKFAFKHVLKSHQARIHQKVHKFKCNLCSLSFIKKSDLSSHASCHMLNMKKNKRHYVSRKNSKKYSSLMKKSYGVKNNKKFNFGVPTGPVNGLFGQLIDVVPDKIKIANDDDIIEDVDTIDKSDSVDSKDGLCKSPKSLIDQGKKNKECLECFKAFERMGDLKRHIISHIVENITKKARDENHTVPIYECEICYNAVFKQVDKFKKHLREHAKLTLYQCDICDRAFGDSSNFSKHKKVHGVSYLKCTICNRKFNTKRMMIMHMEYHRHNKPKSCNYCKKLFHFDSTLRKHVKIAHLAKGKMTYRCEECGERFNSVKLKWEHQWEVHGMRKVDADCHMCNAQFRKVSLLRAHLIKEHTTLMPSKSNVQF, from the exons ATGAACAAGTACCGTTTCGAAACGCAACAGGAGATACCCGTATTCATCTCTTCAAATCCTCCAACTTCATCTACCGAAACAGAAGACGATATGTATCACTTAGTATTCTGCGAGATTTACATATACGACTACTTTCAAAATAAGAGGTGTCTGTTCAAAGGATTGGGCAAAATATTAGTGTCTCCGAACAATGTTAACACCGAATCTGAAGATGCACAAGATTCATCAACGGCAGATCCGTCGATCGTCAAACAAACAAATGCAACCGGAAAATTGGTCAACAAGACGATATGTGTTCAACAAGTCAATTCCATATATGGTAATCAGCTTAGGAAAAGATTTTCCAGAGTGGAAAATCAAAACATGTATTCTGAAAGTAATAATTTTGATGTTACATATAATGATCTGAGTGAAAACTCTACTCTGCAATGTTCGGCAATGGGTCAAAATAACCTAACGGATAATTTTTCTGAAGTTAATATCAATGAATGTACACTGAGTAGTGATTCTGATTGCTCAAACGAGTGGAGCAAACCAATAAGTCTGTCAAATGAAGAAATGAATAGACAATTTAATACCAATAGCCAAGATGCATTCGATGGTTATATTGAAGTAGAAGATTTTACAGAGTCGGGCAATCTTACA ACTGCAGAATTCATAGATCAATCGAAAGATTTGCCGATTGATTCGTTGCAAAATATGTTGCCTGAAAATATGGAAGTATCAAATAAACTAGATTATGAAATGCTACTTCCTCAGTCGGTCGTAGAAAGTTCTTCATATTTATCTTTGCAATCACAAAGTCCACAAGACGTTGTATCTGATTATGCCAACATGTACAAAGGTTTGTTCGATCAGGTCGACGATATTCAAAACATTACAGCCGAAGAAATCGAAAGGAAAACAGAATTTGAAGAATACTTCGATACCCAAACAGACGATTTCAACGATGATGAATACTTCATAACGGATATAAGTAATTTAACGCAGAGTGTGAAGAAAGACAGCTTCTCATGTAGCAAACAGTCGGAAGTCAATTGTGaaatatgtaatagaaaatgCAGATCTATAAACGCTCTAAATCATCACATGCTGGTTCATAGTGAAGATAGACCGTTTGTAtgtgaaatttgtaaaaaag cTTTTAAAGAACAGCCGACACTCAGAAGACATATGTGGACTCATATGGATAAACAAcaccaatgtgatatttgtgAAAAGTATTTTGTAGAGAAAAGTTCACTCCGGAGACACATAAGCACTATTCATGCCGATTTCAAACCCGGCTCGAGGCCCGCTCCGTCTAACGCCAAACAACAGTTCAATTGCACCAAATGTGGCAAAGTTTTCAAGTCTCATACTAAGTTCAGTATGCACCAAGAGCTCCACGGCAATCCAAATTTCGAATGCGACACATGTGGAAAGGTGTACGCGGGGAGGTCTCATTTGAAAATTCACCAGAGAATTCACACCGGTGAAAAGCCGTACGTTTGCAACATATGCAACATGAAGTTTGCATTCAAACACGTTCTCAAATCGCATCAGGCTAGAATTCATCAAAAAGTACACAAATTCAAGTGCAACCTTTGCTCACTTTCTTTCATCAAAAAGTCTGACCTGTCCAGTCATGCCAGCTGCCACATGctgaatatgaaaaagaacaAACGCCACTACGTTTCGCGAAAGAATTCTAAAAAGTACTCGTCGTTGATGAAGAAGTCCTACGGcgtgaaaaataataagaaatttaattttggaGTTCCCACCGGTCCCGTGAATGGTCTTTTCGGACAACTCATTGACGTCGTTCCGGACAAAATTAAGATTGCAAACGACGATGACATAATTGAGGATGTAGATACGATCGATAAAAGTGATTCAGTTGACAGCAAAGATGGATTATGTAAGTCTCCTAAGTCACTAATAGATcaaggaaaaaaaaataag GAGTGTTTGGAATGCTTCAAAGCATTCGAGAGAATGGGCGATTTAAAACGGCACATCATATCACACATCGTAGAGAACATAACGAAGAAAGCCCGCGATGAAAATCACACAGTGCCGATATACGAATGCGAAATATGCTATAACGCCGTCTTCAAGCAGGTGGACAAGTTCAAGAAGCATCTTCGAGAGCACGCCAAGCTGACGCTGTACCAGTGTGATATTTGCGACCGGGCATTCGGAGACTCGAGCAATTTCTCCAAACACAAAAAGGTACACGGAGTGTCCTATTTGAAATGCACTATATGTAACAGGAAATTCAACACTAAACGTATGATGATCATGCACATGGAATATCACAGACATAACAAACCGAAATCTTGCAATTACTGCAAAAAGTTGTTCCACTTCGATTCAACGCTACGGAAACATGTGAAGATTGCCCATCTCGCCAAAGGAAAGATGACGTACAGATGCGAAGAGTGCGGAGAAAGATTCAACAGTGTGAAACTTAAATGGGAACACCAATGGGAAGTCCATGGGATGAGGAAGGTGGACGCCGACTGCCACATGTGCAATGCTCAGTTCAGGAAAGTATCTCTCCTGCGGGCGCATCTCATCAAAGAACATACAACACTCATGCCGTCTAAAAGCAAcgtgcaattttaa